In one Solanum dulcamara chromosome 1, daSolDulc1.2, whole genome shotgun sequence genomic region, the following are encoded:
- the LOC129884213 gene encoding receptor-like protein Cf-9 — protein MTGHAIELDLQLNGLAGKIDSNSSLFQLSHLQRLDLSLNNFSNSHVSPEFGRFPSLMHLDLSNSNFSGQIPSEISHLSKLQSLRLSPSLVNDLAFAAHDFKLLLQNLTQLREIDLSFINISSTIPPIFSSHLTTLDLGNTGLYGIIPESIFHLPNLETLDLSYKYELSGYFPKTQWNSTASLIDLDLSGVNFSDNFLESIGYLTSLHSLSLTNCNLRGPIPESLMNLTRIEDLNLQYNSLNGTIPSGMFSLPSLRFLCLDNNHFSGQFEDFNSNSLSWIDLSNNQLKGRLPKSIKNHVNLTYLDLSFNNLSGHVDVSFFSDSFRFLVFHTIVSHSLMKRKLNLLYLNLLRRYDWPHVK, from the coding sequence ATGACTGGGCATGCTATTGAGCTTGACCTCCAATTAAACGGTCTAGCTGGGAAGATTGATTCCAATAGCAGCCTATTCCAACTCTCTCATCTCCAAAGGCTTGATCTTTCTTTGAATAACTTCTCTAATTCTCACGTCTCCCCTGAATTCGGCAGGTTTCCGAGCTTGATGCATCTTGATCTTTCCAACTCTAATTTCTCAGGTCAAATTCCTTCTGAAATCTCTCATCTTTCCAAGTTACAGTCTCTTCGCCTCTCCCCATCATTAGTAAATGATCTAGCATTTGCAGCCCATGATTTTAAATTGCTCCTTCAGAATTTGACCCAATTAAGAGAGATTGATCTTAGTTTCATAAACATCTCTTCCACCATTCCTCCgattttttcttctcatttaaCAACTCTGGATCTGGGAAATACAGGATTGTATGGGATAATACCTGAGAGTATATTTCACCTTCCCAACTTGGAAACACTCGACTTAAGTTACAAATATGAGCTCAGTGGTTATTTTCCAAAGACCCAATGGAACagcactgcatctctcatagatTTAGATCTCAGTGGCGTGAATTTTTCTGATAATTTTCTTGAATCTATTGGCTATCTAACTTCACTGCATTCTTTGTCTCTTACAAATTGCAATCTTAGAGGGCCTATTCCTGAATCTCTTATGAATCTCACCCGCATAGAGGATTTGAACCTTCAATATAACTCCCTGAATGGAACAATACCATCAGGGATGTTCTCCCTTCCATCACTAAGATTTTTATGTTTGGATAATAACCACTTTTCTGGTCAGTTTGAGGATTTCAATTCCAATTCACTAAGCTGGATTGATTTAAGCAATAATCAGTTGAAAGGCCGTCTTCCCAAATCAATTAAAAACCATGTGAACCTAACATATCTTGATCTTTCTTTCAATAATCTTAGTGGCCATGTGGATGTCAGCTTCTTTTCAGACAGCTTTCGTTTCTTAGTCTTTCACACAATAGTATCTCATTCACTAATGAAAAGGAAGTTAAATCTACTTTATCTGAATCTCTTGAGACGTTACGATTGGCCACATGTGAAGTAA